The stretch of DNA CCTCAAAATTATTTCAGCAGTCTTGATATCAATCTGAGTAACTAAAGGAAGTACACCTTGCGTATATAAAATTTGGTACATGAGATTATTAAAAACTATTTATCGGCTAATTCTATTACTTGTACCATTTATCAGGAAATGATTTACTTCATCAACCGAAGTGATAGAAAAGTCGCCTGGTATACTCTGCTTAATAACTCCACAAGCGGTGGCCCATTCAATGCTTTCCTGTGCAGCAAACTGATTCATCAAGCCATACAATAATCCGGCTGTAAATGCATCACCAGACCCAATTTGATCGGTTACCAAATGAATTTGATGTTGCTTCGATTCATAAAAATTATCCTCATGCATTAACATGGCCGAATAAATATGTGATTGTCCTTCCGACTTTCTGAAACTCATTGCAAGCGTTTTCAAATAAGGCATCTTTAATTTCAATAAGCCATATGCTTTCTGAAATCGATCTGTATCCGGCGTATCTTTATCGGTTTTGATACCGAAATAGATCTCGACAGCATCCAGATCTGCCACAGTTATCGTACTATACTCAAGCAGTGGCGGCATTATTTCTGCCGGCGTTTTACCGTATCGCCATATTTTAGACCGATAGTTAAAATCCGAAGAAATGATCAATCCTTTATGATGTGCCGCTAAGATGGCCTCTTTACATGCCAGACTAGCCTCATAAGAAATTCCTGGACTGGTACCCGACCAGTGAAAATGAGTTGCTCCTTCTAATGCTTTACCCCAATTAATTTGGTTTAGGCCAATGGTTGAAAATGCTGTGTTATCACGATCATAAATAACCTGCGATTGTCTTATTTGATTGCCCTGTTCAATAAAATAAAGGCCGATACGATGTCCTCCAAACACACAATTGGTGGTATCAATCTTGTATTTATGAAGTTCATTTAGTGCAAGCTGAGCTAAATCATTTTCGGGCAACCGGGTAACATAAGCTGTTTTTATACCTAATTGAGAAAGTAATACACAAACATTTGCCTCGGCAGCTCCTACATTAACACGTAACTCATTAGCCTGTGTAAATCTGAATCCGTTGAGCGTGCCCATGCGTAATAATAGATCGCCAAAAGCAACAAGTTTTGTTTGTGTGTGGATATTATTCATGGATAATTAATTAATATAAACGCATTGTGATCTGACAAACAGCATAATTAGTCAGTATAATTCAAAAATCGCTTCAACTTCAACCGGAATATTATCTGGCAACGACCCCATGCCAACTGCACTTCTAACACCTATTCCGTTTTCCTGACCCCATACATCTGCAAACAACTCACTGCAGCCATTGATTACATATGGATGTCTTAAAAAATCGGGAGTACAATTTACCATTCCTAATACTTTTACCACTCGCTTAACTGCATTTAAACTTCCAATGTTGGTAACAATGGTTGAAAGCATAGTTAACCCAACCTGACGAGCAGCCAATTTACCTTCTTCCATATCCATATCATCACCAATTCGACCAATAATCAATGATTTATCATCTCTCACCGGACCATGACCTGATAAGTATAAATATTTGCCATCAATCAAATAAGGTCTATAAATACCCAATGGTTGAGGAGCGGGAGGTAATGATAAGCCAAGCGTTTCAAATTTTTCTTGAGGAAGTAAATTCATATAATAACCTAGTGAATAATAAAATTTAACACAAACACAAATACAATTCCGATAACAGATACTAATGATTCCATCACCGTCCACGATTTAAACGTATCTTTAATACTGATATTAAAATACTCTTTAAACATCCAAAAGCCCGGATCATTAACATGCGAGCACATTAAGCTTCCGGCTCCAACAGCGAGTACTAACAAATTAGGATCCAGTCCATGAACCTGGAGTAAAGGCAATAAAACACCCGCCGTCATTAACCCAGCCGCAGTTGCAGAACCGATGCAAATACGTATAATGGCGGCCATTAACCAGGCTAACAGGTACGGGTGAATATCAACTAAAATTAAAAAATCCACAATTGTTTGGCTTACCCCACTTGCCGACATCACCTCCTTTAAACTTCCAGCTCCACCGATTATGAGCAATATCAAAGCAACATCTTTGATTGCTACAGCATATTCGTCCATAACATTGCGAATGCTTTTACCGGACCGAACTCCTAAGGTGTAGGTGCATATCAGCAATGAGATCAACATGATAATACCTGGCGCACCAATGGTTTTACAAATGATGCTTACTTGTTCATCTTTCCAGATAAGAGGCACTAAAGAGGTGATGGTTAATCCGAATACCGGAAACAAGGAGGATAAAATACTTACCGAAAAACTAGGCAGCTGTTTTTCATCGATGGCTTCATCTATCGCAATTATTTCATCCTGCGAAGATGATTTAATGTTCTTAAGGAGGTTGGAGAATAATAATCCTGCGATTAAAATAGTAGGAATCGCAATTAAAACACCGTACACCAACACTAAGCCAATATCTGCTTTTAACAAATTGCTTATTCCCATTGGAGAAGGGTGCGGTGGTAAGAACCCATGCGCAACCGAAAGAGAAGCCAACATGGGTATTCCTAAGTAGACCTTAGGCAATTTAAATTGATAGGCTACCGAAAAAATTAAAGGAACCAGCAGCACAAAACCTACACTATAAAACAAAGGAATACCGACAATAAAACCGGTGATCATTAATCCTAACCGCACGTATTTTCTACCGGTCCATTTCATTATGGTTCTGGCAATTACAGTTGCTGCACCTGATGATACAGTAAGTTTTCCTATACAGGTTCCGAAAATGATAATGAGTGTAATCGAGCCTAACATATCTCCTAACCCCTTTTCTACCGATTGAGTTAAGGTTGTTAGAGGTAATCCTAATAACAAGCCCGTCAGTAAAGAAGTGATGATAAAAGCAATGAACGGATTGATTTTAAGCCAGGTAATCTGCAATATCAGGAAAACGATGCAAGCGATTAGTATAACTATACTCATTACACACTAAAATTGGTTGTTTTAAGGTCCTATTCTGTTTTGGCTCACTCTAACTCCATAACTAATCTCTCCTTACTTATAGCGCACGGTCAAATATATAAATTAGAATTATACTTTGCATATTTTTTGCATCAATTGCATTTTTTTTGCAAAATAGCTTTTAGCAATTAGCTATTGACTTCTTTTCCGTCGGCTAAAGCCAGACGGCAATGAAGCTCCTTGCTAATGGGCTATTAGCTTCGCTAACAACATACAAATCTCCCAATTCTGTTGGCTGAAGCCAGAGGGTTATAAGGCTCTCTGCTAATGGATTAATGGCTAATGGCTATTTTCCTATCCGTCGGCTAAAGCCAGACGGCAATGAAGCACTTTGCTAATGGCTAACTGCTATTGGCTAGTAGCAGCTTTTTCAAGATTTTGTTGAACCCTGAATTTTACAATTTCTGTAACCAGATCAAGAGGAAGCGGTTGATCCAATGGAAACTGAACAGATCCTTTAGCTCCTTTATAGGCAGATAGCTGTTCCTTGAATGTTGCAATTCCTCCTGCTCCCGGATAAAACCCTATGTGCTTGTTGTATCCTGCAAAATGTACCAAGTTTCCTTTTAAATAAAATGTGGGAATACCATAGCTTATTATTTCTTCAGCTTCGGGAGCTGCTTTCTGTATGGCTTTCCTTATTTGTTGCAATAGTTTCTGTGTGGATTCCGGAAAGCCGGCTATATATTCATCGGTATTGATTGGCTTTTGCATAGTATAGTACTGTTAAATTAACTCACCTTGTTGGTTTGGTAATATGCACAAACTGTATTCATAAGACATACTTCACACTTAGGTGTTGGTCGGCAAATTTCGCGACCAAGAAACGAGATGGCCATACCTGCATCCCATTGTTCGGGAGGTAAAACATTCATGATCTGTTTTTCTATTTTTACCGGATCTGCACCTGTTGCAATGCCTAATCTTGGTGCTACACGCACTACATGTAGATCAACAATTACTCCTTCAGCCGGTTTACCTGATTCTCGCAAAATAACATTAGCCGATTTTCGACCTATTCCCGGAAGTTTTACTAATTCATCTAATGTGGATGGAATATGTTGATCTTCTTTAACTTGTTGAGCAATTGACAAAAGCCATTTGGTCTTATTCCCAAAATTGCGCACATCATTTATAAATGGCAGTAATGCATCTGCGGACGCATTCGATAAAGCATGCATATCCGGAAATACTTCGAATAATTTCGGAGCGATCTGATTAATATGACGATCGGAATCTTGGGCCGATAAAACTACCATAACCACAAGCTGGTACACATTCTCATAGTCTAATGGATGTTTCTTGTTTTTATACTTGTCGAGTAAGGGTTGAATGGCTTCCACCCAGTTAACTTCTGTAGGCATAAGTAATAGATTTTGTCTGATTCTAGTTACTAATCTAAAGAATTGCAGAGAATTATAATAAGCTTTTAATAGATAAGCTTAAATTCAGTAGTTATTGTATTAATCACCTTATCTTACTGACGCATTTATTACTTGAAATAAAAGCCCAATTATAAGGTTAATTACAAAAGACAATTGACCAACTACAAATAAAACAATACCCCCTTGATAAAGCTGATAGATTAATTCAAGCGAATTAAAGTTATATGATTCTGAAAAATTGTTACCATAACCAATACCCATTATAACTAAAATGAAAGCTGCTAGTGTAAAAAGAACGTGCATCCAGACTAAATACACTGTCCAAAATTTTACTTTTGTGAACCTATAAACCACCCAGACCATGAAAAAGACAGATGCGAAAAACAAACACACCAAGAAGTCTATAACTATGTAATTATCGTGTAATTGTATTTCAATTGCAGAGTAGTAAGTAAAAAAAGAACCAACTAACCACAGAAATCCTATAATAAGGAATAAATTATAGGGTTTACTTAATATATAAGCGTGTATTTCTTTGCTAACTAATTTCATAGGTATTAATCTTACTACTTTTTACATCTTCGTAACCATTGGTTTGTTGTTCCTCGACCACTCACTCCACGAACCAACATACAATTTCGGTATTTCCATACCGGCTGCATCTATTGCCAATAGTGTATGACAGGCAGTAACTCCCGAACCACAATGAACAATAATATTTTCGGGATTCACATTTTCAAACGCTTTTGTGTATTTATCGTGAAGTTTTTCTCTTGATAAGAAAAATCCATGCTCATCTAAATTGGTGGTAAATGGGATATTAACCGCATTAGGTATATGGCCTGCAATTAAATCAATTGGCTCTATTTCGCCGTTGTACCGTTCTTCATCTCGTACATCAATAATCAGGAAATTTTCATCTTGTGATGCTTTATCAATCAGGCTAATGTCGGCCAATGGCAATTTAGACCCTTCAATTTTGTAGGGAGCAACCGGTTGAGGGGCCACCGTTTTATCATTTACAGGAAATCCAGCTTTAACAGCGGCCTGAAACCCGCCGTCCAATACCTGCACATTTTGATGTCCGACAGATTTCAACATCCACCAAAATCTGGCAGCTGCATTTGAACCGTTTTTATCATCATAAATTACCACATGACTTTCAGGTGTTATACCTAATTGCGACAATGTTTCTGAAAATTGTGAAAACGTAGGCAAGGGATGCCGCCCTCCTACCGCCACATCTGCTTTAATATCAGCCAATTGAGTATCCAGATCAACGAACAATGCACCATCCAAATGACTCGTCAAGTATTTCTCCTGTCCGGCATTTGTTGCATCAACAATTGTTAACTTTTCTTTTTTCTGATACAGAGATAATAGCTCCTCCGGCTTAATGAGTGGCGATAGTTGTTGTGACATAGTGATTTATGATTTTATACTTTTCATGCTATTCTAAACCTGTATACGGTTTCAAACGAGGAATCCACCGCGGAACATGTTCTTTATACTTTTGGTAATCACCTCCAAACCTTTCTTTTAAGTCGGG from Solitalea canadensis DSM 3403 encodes:
- a CDS encoding sugar kinase, with protein sequence MNNIHTQTKLVAFGDLLLRMGTLNGFRFTQANELRVNVGAAEANVCVLLSQLGIKTAYVTRLPENDLAQLALNELHKYKIDTTNCVFGGHRIGLYFIEQGNQIRQSQVIYDRDNTAFSTIGLNQINWGKALEGATHFHWSGTSPGISYEASLACKEAILAAHHKGLIISSDFNYRSKIWRYGKTPAEIMPPLLEYSTITVADLDAVEIYFGIKTDKDTPDTDRFQKAYGLLKLKMPYLKTLAMSFRKSEGQSHIYSAMLMHEDNFYESKQHQIHLVTDQIGSGDAFTAGLLYGLMNQFAAQESIEWATACGVIKQSIPGDFSITSVDEVNHFLINGTSNRISR
- a CDS encoding RidA family protein → MNLLPQEKFETLGLSLPPAPQPLGIYRPYLIDGKYLYLSGHGPVRDDKSLIIGRIGDDMDMEEGKLAARQVGLTMLSTIVTNIGSLNAVKRVVKVLGMVNCTPDFLRHPYVINGCSELFADVWGQENGIGVRSAVGMGSLPDNIPVEVEAIFELY
- a CDS encoding GntP family permease, translated to MSIVILIACIVFLILQITWLKINPFIAFIITSLLTGLLLGLPLTTLTQSVEKGLGDMLGSITLIIIFGTCIGKLTVSSGAATVIARTIMKWTGRKYVRLGLMITGFIVGIPLFYSVGFVLLVPLIFSVAYQFKLPKVYLGIPMLASLSVAHGFLPPHPSPMGISNLLKADIGLVLVYGVLIAIPTILIAGLLFSNLLKNIKSSSQDEIIAIDEAIDEKQLPSFSVSILSSLFPVFGLTITSLVPLIWKDEQVSIICKTIGAPGIIMLISLLICTYTLGVRSGKSIRNVMDEYAVAIKDVALILLIIGGAGSLKEVMSASGVSQTIVDFLILVDIHPYLLAWLMAAIIRICIGSATAAGLMTAGVLLPLLQVHGLDPNLLVLAVGAGSLMCSHVNDPGFWMFKEYFNISIKDTFKSWTVMESLVSVIGIVFVFVLNFIIH
- a CDS encoding iron chaperone yields the protein MQKPINTDEYIAGFPESTQKLLQQIRKAIQKAAPEAEEIISYGIPTFYLKGNLVHFAGYNKHIGFYPGAGGIATFKEQLSAYKGAKGSVQFPLDQPLPLDLVTEIVKFRVQQNLEKAATSQ
- a CDS encoding endonuclease III domain-containing protein; protein product: MPTEVNWVEAIQPLLDKYKNKKHPLDYENVYQLVVMVVLSAQDSDRHINQIAPKLFEVFPDMHALSNASADALLPFINDVRNFGNKTKWLLSIAQQVKEDQHIPSTLDELVKLPGIGRKSANVILRESGKPAEGVIVDLHVVRVAPRLGIATGADPVKIEKQIMNVLPPEQWDAGMAISFLGREICRPTPKCEVCLMNTVCAYYQTNKVS
- a CDS encoding sulfurtransferase, with protein sequence MSQQLSPLIKPEELLSLYQKKEKLTIVDATNAGQEKYLTSHLDGALFVDLDTQLADIKADVAVGGRHPLPTFSQFSETLSQLGITPESHVVIYDDKNGSNAAARFWWMLKSVGHQNVQVLDGGFQAAVKAGFPVNDKTVAPQPVAPYKIEGSKLPLADISLIDKASQDENFLIIDVRDEERYNGEIEPIDLIAGHIPNAVNIPFTTNLDEHGFFLSREKLHDKYTKAFENVNPENIIVHCGSGVTACHTLLAIDAAGMEIPKLYVGSWSEWSRNNKPMVTKM